Proteins encoded by one window of Brevibacterium atlanticum:
- a CDS encoding alpha/beta hydrolase has product MTQPTMLLVHGAFANSFSFAPLQAELALHGVRSAAVDLPGHGFAATFPAGYQAPQDLAGFTSAPGSIRGVTLADNVAHLAEAAARAKQHGPVIVLAHSRGGAALTALANDRPDLIDHMVYVSAWAPVSLPAADYNAEEEMAAVDSAALARALAGDPGELGLLRCNFRQADPEVLAGLKDLFCADVSDDEFRVVINSLQPDENLDAGGADDRAQAETWGTIPRTFVRLGEDRSIPVGMQDRLIREGDALTPDNPYRVRTLDSSHLGWMIRPAEAAVTLAQIVAEVAAQSD; this is encoded by the coding sequence ATGACGCAGCCGACCATGCTCCTCGTCCACGGCGCTTTCGCCAATTCCTTCTCCTTCGCTCCGTTGCAGGCCGAGCTGGCCCTCCACGGGGTGCGCTCGGCCGCGGTCGACCTCCCTGGTCACGGGTTCGCTGCGACCTTTCCGGCCGGTTATCAGGCACCGCAGGATCTGGCTGGGTTCACCTCGGCGCCGGGGTCGATCAGGGGTGTGACCTTGGCAGACAATGTCGCCCACCTCGCCGAGGCGGCCGCCCGGGCCAAACAGCACGGACCGGTGATCGTCCTCGCCCACAGCCGCGGCGGCGCCGCCCTGACCGCACTGGCCAACGACCGCCCCGACCTCATCGACCACATGGTCTACGTGTCCGCGTGGGCACCGGTGTCACTGCCGGCCGCCGACTACAACGCCGAAGAGGAGATGGCCGCCGTCGACAGTGCCGCACTGGCCCGTGCCCTGGCGGGCGATCCCGGCGAGCTCGGACTCCTGCGCTGCAATTTCCGCCAGGCCGACCCCGAGGTCCTCGCCGGACTCAAAGATCTCTTCTGCGCCGACGTCAGCGACGACGAATTCCGCGTCGTCATCAACTCCCTGCAGCCTGATGAGAACCTCGACGCGGGCGGAGCCGATGATCGGGCGCAGGCGGAGACATGGGGCACGATCCCACGAACGTTCGTCCGCCTCGGCGAGGATCGCAGCATTCCCGTGGGAATGCAGGACCGCCTCATCCGCGAGGGCGATGCGCTCACCCCGGACAATCCCTACCGGGTGCGCACGCTCGACTCCTCCCATCTGGGGTGGATGATCCGCCCCGCCGAGGCGGCCGTGACCTTGGCGCAGATCGTCGCCGAGGTGGCCGCGCAGTCCGACTGA
- a CDS encoding OsmC family protein → MTENPGYAQPQARSEDADEPKSASAPIYTAKVENLGGTSGEVRIEDGQTLNTAPTSHVDQGNNPEQFLAMAWSTCLGETLKVVLAVNELDALSRVRVEVELHKEPSGNGFYFAPHAFISIDGVSDEDAEKYAARAHARCPISKLLMGKGTPVVDIEPYKNPDNFQLS, encoded by the coding sequence ATGACTGAGAATCCCGGATACGCCCAGCCGCAGGCTCGCAGCGAAGACGCGGACGAGCCGAAGAGCGCAAGCGCGCCCATCTACACTGCCAAGGTCGAGAACCTCGGCGGCACCTCCGGCGAGGTGCGGATCGAAGACGGACAGACGCTGAACACGGCTCCGACCTCGCACGTCGACCAGGGAAACAACCCCGAACAGTTCCTGGCCATGGCGTGGTCGACCTGTCTCGGTGAGACGCTCAAGGTCGTGCTCGCCGTCAACGAACTCGACGCCCTGTCCCGCGTCCGCGTCGAGGTCGAACTGCACAAGGAACCCTCCGGCAACGGCTTCTACTTCGCTCCGCACGCGTTCATCTCCATCGATGGAGTCTCGGACGAGGATGCTGAGAAGTACGCTGCCCGCGCTCACGCCCGCTGCCCGATCTCGAAGCTGCTCATGGGCAAGGGAACCCCGGTCGTCGACATCGAACCGTACAAGAACCCGGACAACTTCCAGCTCAGCTGA